From the Planktothricoides raciborskii GIHE-MW2 genome, the window AAGGCTGGACAAACGAAGCCCTAGCCTATAATAGTTTAGTCATCGCTTGGCCGGAAATCCAGCGCTTATCCCATCACCAGAAATCTTCCCCCGAACAACTTGGTTTATTGTAACCTTTGTGACCTTTGTGCCTTCGTGGTAAAATAAATATAAAACCACAAAGACACAAAGAACACGAAGGAAAAACCCTTTGTGTCCTTTGTGCCTTTGTGGTAAAATAAATATAAAACCACAAAGACACAAAGAACACGAATAAAAAACCCTTTGTGTCCTTTGTGCCTTCGTGGTAAAATAAATATAAAACCACAAAGACACAAAGAACACGAAGAAAGTCCTATTCGTAAAATAAATACATCTATTATGAGTCCAGAAATTGAAGCCGCGATCGCGGCTATTGAAAAGTTATCTCCCCAAGAACGGCAACAAATTTTGCAAATGTTGCTGGAAAGCCAACAACCCAATCTCGAAAAACTTAGCGATCGCTTTTGGCAAGGATTTGCTTTGCATGAGTTAATAGAATCTCAAAAACCAATAACAGTAAATCAGCCCCAAGAACTCCGGGCATATTTTTGGCCAGAAGAAGAGTCTATTGATGATTTTTTAACTTTTATGAGAGAACAACGTCAAGGAACATTAAGCAGTGATTTAAGTTAAAATGGGTGTGATACTAATCGATACTGATATTACTTCTTTTATTTTCAAGGGTAGTAATTACGCTGACCCTTATCTACCGCTTTTGCCCGGTCATCAGTTAGCCCTTTCATTTATGACAGTTGCCGAACTATTTCAATGGGCAATTCTGCATCATTGGGGCGATCGGCGTCTCGCACAATTAGAGGAATATCTATTAAATTACTTGGTGATTCCAACGGATCTACCTCTTTGTCGGCAATGGGCAAAAGTTCGGGGCGATCGACAAAGTATTGGACGGCCAATTTCGCCTCAAGATGCTTGGATTGCCGCTACTGCTTTGCGTCATAACTTACCCCTTGTCACCCATAATGTAAAAGATTTTCTAGACATTCCTAATCTCCAATTACTTACTCCTCCGTGACCTTTGTGCCTTCGTGGTGATAAAATATAAAACCACAAAGACACAAAGAACACGAAGAAAAAACCCTTTGTGTCCTTTGTGCCTTCGTGGTAAAATAAATATAAAACCACAAAGACACAAAGAACACGAAGGAAAAACCCTTTGTGACCTTTGTGCCTTCGTGGTAAAATAAATATAAAACCACAAAGACACAAAGAACACGAAGGAAAAACCCTTTGTGACCTTTGTGCCTTCGTGGTAAAATAAATATAAAACCACAAAGACACAAAGAACACGAATAAATTAAATAAATTACTAAAGGATAAAATATGAATACTCAGTTAGTTGATTCGATTATTCAAGTGATTCAGGCATTACCCCAAGCCGAACGAAAAATGCTGATCGACCAACTTAATCGCATGGTAGAATCTGACACAAACTCTATTAATGAAGATGCCTGGGAAGTTTGGCGATCGCTAGGGGATGATGCCGTGGCAGGGCGGTTAGAAAATACTTCTATCTACCATGATAAATATCTCTATTCTCAGGAGCAATAAAAAAATTAATGAAAAAAATATTTGTAGATACAAGTGCTTTTGCTGCCCTAGCTGACAAAAATGATGATAATCATATCAAAGCGGTAGAATTTAATCGTCAAGTTAAGGGAATTATTCTCGTGACTAGCAATTATATTTTAGATGAGCTTTATACTTTGTTGCTGATGAATGTTGGGTACGACCCAACGGTAAAATTTAAAGCCAAGCTGGATATACTCATTGCTCATAACCTATTACAAATTGTCTGGATTTTCCCAGAAATTAACCGAAAAACTTGGCAAATATTCGAGCAATTCAATAGAGATAAGCAATGGTCTTTTACCGACTGTACCTCTTATGTAGTGATGAAAGAATCTGGAATTACTGAAGCATTTACTTTCGACCGCCATTTTTCGCAAATGGGCTTTATTCGTCGTCCTGATTAACTTTTAACCTTTGTGTCCTTTGTGTCTCTGTGGTAAAATAAATATAAAACCACAAAGACACAAAGAACACGAATAAAAAACCCTTTGTGTCCTTTGTGCCTTCGTGGTAAAATAAATATAAAACCACAAAGACACAAAGAACACGAAGAAGTCTAATTTAGTTTAATTCTCAAATACTATTATGGCTATTACTAATTATGACCGAGTGACTAAGGCTTTGGCTTTACTCCAGGAAGGTGTTTATCCTTTTTTGGAACGTGAGATGAGAAGTCATTATGGCAGTCGTTGGTTGTCAGCGGCTTCCGCTTGTTTGCCGGATAATTATTTGGGGCGAAAGCAGGATATTCAGGAGGTTTTGCGTCAGGATGTTTCCGCTTTGTTGATTGTGATGTGGGAACAGTGGAATAATGTTTTTAAGAGTGTTTTGGGGCGCAGCGAACGGAGTATTGTTAGCGAGTTACGGGATACTCGGAATGAGTGGGCCCATACGACTACTTTTTCTAGTGATGATGCTTATCGGGCTTTGGATAGTGTTGCCCGGTTGTTGTCGGCGGTTTCTGCCCCCCAAGCGGTGGCGGAAGTTGAACGGCATAAGAAGGAGTTGTTGCGAGTCCAGTTTGAGGAACAAGCCCGTTATCGGTCTCGACGGGCAGCAGTGATTCCGACGGAGGGGCAGCCCCAAGGGGGTTTGAGTCCTTGGCGTGAGGTGGTGACGCCCCATCGTGATGTGGCTTCCGGTCGGTTCCAGCAGGCGGAGTTTGCGGCAGATTTGTGGCAGGTGTATTTGGATGAGGGGAGTAATGAGTATCGCGACCCGACGGAGTTTTATGGTCGGACTTATTTGACGGAAGGGTTAAAGCAACTTTTGGCGAATGCCCTACGGCGGTTGAGTGGTCAGGGTGGAGATCCGGTGATTTCTTTGCAGACGAATTTCGGCGGTGGGAAAACTCACGCGATGTTAGCCCTTTATCATTTGACTAATGCTTTGAAAATTTCCGATTTGCCGGGGATGGAGTCGATTTTTCAGGATTTGGGTTTTCAGGAACCGCCCCAAGATGTGAATGTGGCGGTGTTGGTGGGGAATAAGTTACAGCCGAGTGGGATTGTTGGTTATAAGCCAGAACATGAGGGTCAAAGTCGCCCGGTGATTAATACGCTTTGGGGTGAGTTGGCTTGGCAGTTGGGTGGGGCGGAGGGTTATGAGTTGGTTCGCAAGGCGGATGAAACTTCGACTAATCCTGGGGATGCGTTGAAGGTTCTGTTTAATCGGTTTGCCCCTTGTTTGATTTTGATTGATGAGTGGGTGGCTTATGCGAGGCAGTTGCATGACCAGAGTGATATTGCCGGGGGCAGTTTTGAGACGCAGTTTACTTTTGCCCAAACTTTGAGTGAGTCGGCGAAGAATGCCGATCGCACTTTGTTGGTGGTGAGTATTCCCGCTTCTGATATTTCCGACCCTCATACGGGTCAAACTCGCAGCAATGATATTGAGACGGGAGGAGAACGGGGGAAGGAAGCCCTGGAACGGTTGAAGAATGCGATCGGGCGGGTGGAGTCCCCTTGGCGTCCCGCGACGGGTGAGGAGAGTTTTGAGATTGTCCGACGGCGGCTATTTCAAACCAATACAGACCCGAATTTATTTGTGAAACGGGATGCGGTGGTTCGGGCTTTTGCCGAAATGTACCGCAACCAAAGTCAGGAGTTTCCCTCGGAATGTAAGGAACCGGATTATCAGCAGCGAATGAAAGCCGCTTATCCTATTCATCCCGAACTGTTCGATCGCCTCTATTCGGACTGGTCGAGTTTGGATAAGTTCCAACGGACTCGCGGGGTGTTGTGTTTAATGGCGAAAGTGATTCATTCTCTGTGGGAACGCAATGATCAAAGTTTAATGATTATGCCAGCCCATGTAGCGATCGATGATGTCCAAGTGCAGTCGCAACTTAGTCGCTATTTAGAAGATAACTGGATTCCGGTAATTGAGAAAGATGTAGATGGGCCAAATTCCTTGCCCTTAACTCTCGATCGCCAAAATCCCAACTTTGGCCGATATTCTGCTTGTCGTCGAGTGACGCGGACAATTTATATGGGGTCAGCCCCCACGTTGCGGGCGGCAAATCGCGGCTTAGAAGACCGTCGGATTAAGTTAGGTTGCGTACAACCGGGAGAAAATCCGGCAGCGTTTGGGGATGCGTTGCGGCGGTTAAGCGACCAAGCGACCTATATCTATTTAGATGGTAATCGCTATTGGGTTTCGACACAACCGAATGTGAACCGAACGGCGATCGAACGGACCAATCAATTATTAGAAGAAAACGAACGCTATAAGGTTGAGGCAGAAATCGTCAGACGGCTGAAAAAAGATAAGTCCAAAGGTGAATTTAGTGCGGTATTAATAGCCCCAGAATCTACCGCTGATATTGCGGACGATGCCAACAATTTGGGGGTGCGGTTGGTGATTTTGGGGCCGCAATATCCCCATAGTCGGAATAATCCAGAAAGTAAGGGGCAAAAATGGGCGGAAGACGCTTTACACCATAAAGGAAATAGCCCCCGGTTTTATAAGAATACGCTGCTATTTTTAGCTGCCGATAGCAATAAAATTGAGAATTTAGCCCGGAATGTGGCGCAATATCTGGCTTGGGAGGCGATCGTTGAAGATAAGAAGATTTTAAACCTAGATGCTTTCCAAGAAAAGCAGGCGATTAATAAAAAAGAGCAGTCAGATAAAGATGTAGCGGTGATTCTGCTGGATACTTATCAATGGTTGCTGGTGCCGACGCAAGAGTTAAGAATAGAGGAAAGAGAAGATAGTAAAGCGGAAAATAGTCTCTCTCCTATCTCTTCTATTATCTCGCCGATTGAATGGAAAGAAACCCGCTTGCAAGTGCAAGGTTCTCTGGTAGAAACTGCTAGTAAAAAAGCCGAATATGAAAGTAATTTACTCACGACTTATGGCCCTAATCTTTTGCGGCTTGAAGTGTTAGATGAGATATTATGGCGCGAACGATATCATCTTGACCTAAGCAGCTTGTGGGACTATTTGACCCGCTATTTATATTTACCCCGGTTAAAGGATAAATCGGTTCTTTTAGAATGTATTCAAAAAGGGGTAAATGTGATTAATTGGGCGGATCACTTTGCATTTGCCACAGGTTTTGATGAGGTCAAGGGCGAATATATCGGGTTACAATTTGGCACTGCAATTACTCCTAGTATTAGCCCAAATAGCCTGATTGTCAAACCGGAAATTGCCCAAAGACAAATCGATGCGGCACAGGCGGCAAAAGCATCTAATAGTCCCAGTATTTCAAAATGTGCCGCAAAAGGTGGGGCAGATCAAACATCAGGAACTAGCGAAAAAACCGACGCTAATGATGATAGCATAAAGCCACCAGAAAAGCAACCCCCCCGCCGATTTCATGGCAGTGTGGAAATCGACCCGATGCGGATTAATCGAGATGTAAGTGCGATCGCTAATGAAATCATCCAACACTTGACAGCTTTAACAGGGGCAAAGGTAAAAATTACCTTAGAAATTTCAGCGGATATCCCCGAAGGAGCACCAGATAATATTGTCAGAACGGTGACAGAAAATTGCCTAACTTTGAAATTTAAACATCAATCTTTTGAGTCAGAGTAAATAGATTTGAGGGAAAAAATAAGTAATTTAAACCACAGAGGCACAGAGAAACACAGAGGAGTTCGTCAATTTGTCTTTGTTTCTATGGGAATTACTGGCGGAATAATGGTCTTGCAACAGCGATAATTTCTGATGTTTTCGTAAAACAGGTGACAACCAACAACCACCTTGCCCTGAGTTTCGACCCTTCGACCCCACTCCCTTTGACTTCGCTCAGGACTCAACTTCCGCGAAGCGATGTCCTGAGTTCTGAGTCCTGAGCCCTGAACCCTGAGCCGGTCGGGATGCGAAGGGTCGAGATGCGAAGGGTCGAAGGGCAACCAACAACCAACAGCTAATTATTGTCCTTCAAAGATAACAATTCTAAAGCATTATTCACAAATAAAGTTTGCTGCGGGATGCCAATAGAAATACCGGATTGATCTAATCGGGTTTTTAATCGACGACGGCATTCTCGTCCCACAATCAAATGTTGTAAAGGCTTTACCTTTATCCAAACCCGAATCATCAACCCCGCATGATCCATACGGTCAATGCCTAAAAGTTCTGGAGGGGCAATAATTTTCTCGCGCCATTCAGGTTCGTTGTAAATCTCATCAACCACTTCTTGAATTACCGCAAAAGCTTGATCGATATTTGTCTGATAAGACACATCCAAAGTCAGATCGACTCTAGCCCATTCTTTGGAAAGATTTTGGACAATGGTAATAGAACTGTTGGGAATTGTAATTAAGCGACCTTCTCCGTTTCTCAGTTGAGTGATGCGTAGATTCATGTTCTCCACCAGTCCACCGACATCACCCACGGCAATCACATCGCCAACGGCATATTGGTCTTCTAATAAAACAAAAAACCCATTTATCGTATCTTTAATCACATTTTGTGAACCCAAAGAAATAGCTAAACCTAAAATTCCGGCTCCAGCCAGCAACGGGCCAATATTAATCCCAATCACGGATAAACCGACGAAAATCCCTACAGTAATTAATAGGCCACTACTGAGATTTTTAAGCACTCTGGAAAACGTAGAAAATCTTAAAGCGAGGCGTTCAGAATTGTCAATCGATTTAAATTTTCTGTTTTCTAAAGCAGCAAAGAAGCGATCGATTGCCATTCGACCGATCCGAATCGCCAAATAAGTGGAAAGACCTGTAAATATTAGCTGTAAAGGAATTGGCAAAAGGGAAATAATTATAGGTTGTAACCAGCGGCTATAAGGAAATATGCCTAAAACAACATAAGTGCCAACTCCCAAAACTCCCCCTTGACCCAAAGGCACCAGCCCTTGTTGGATTTCGTTAAAATTTCGTTTTTGCAGTAGGGTAATCCGTTGTTGCAATAGAGGGTTTACTGCTTCAGAAGATTCTGAAAAATTTTCTAAAGAATCTAAATAATTTTCCGATGATTCCGAGATGTTGGTCTTGGTTTCAGTTTCTTTATCTGCGGTTTCTGGAGTAATTTTAATTTCAATTTTTTTATGGTCTTTTTGCAGTTTTTGCTGCATAGAAACCAGAGTCAAATTAGACAATATTATGATAAAAATTACTACCGCAGCGGACATGGCTTGTTTTTTAAGTGCTTCGGGTTGACGTTCTAACTCAGCGTTTTTTAAGGCTTGTTGAATTTCTTGAATCCATTGGTAGGCTAAGGTTTCTAAGTCAATGCCCTGAATTTCCGCATCGAGATTGGTAACGGTTAAAATATAAATGGGTTGGGGTTGATTTTGCCAAGAAACGTAAATAACTGGCAGACCATTAACCGTTTCATAGTAAACTTTAAGCGTGTTTGGCTCAAAATTGCTTTGAAGCACGGTTTTTAGATGATGTTCAATAATTTCTGTCCGATTGTTGGTTAAGGGAGCGATGGAAAATATGATTCTGCCATCCAGTCTGACCGGGGCAGGAGTAATTTTTTGATTTTGATTAGCAGATAATAGAGGCGGCAAAATGATTTGCCAGCTTGTTCTGGCGGTGGATTTGGTGACTGGTTTAAACAGGGGAGGTGTTGACGAAGTTGCTGGGCTAGATGCTTTTGGTTGATCTGACGAGTTGGTTGGAGTTACTAAGGCTGGTTGAGGGTTGGTTTGAGCTTTTGTTAGTGGTTCTGAGGTAGATGTGGTGTTTGGACGGGTCGGTTCGGTTTGTGACCAGGCCGCAGAAATGGCTGATGGGTTGAAGCTGAGGGTACAAGCGATCGCGATCGCCATCAGGGTTTTTCTTGGCGGCTTTTTCCGGGGATGCTTTCTGGCCATTTTATTATGGTGATACATGGTCTGATTTTGGTTCATCAATCGATTTAGGGTTTGCTTTTGTCGCTGATACATATTGATTTGAGGTAAAAAGTCTCATACAATCCTGATGAACTTCACAAAACTTCATTGTCAGAAGATTATCACGAAAGTTAGAAATCTATCAGAAACTTAGTGGTGCGTTCTTATTAGCATAGAGGGTGATGATTCGGTAAACTGATGGCAAGTTTTTCTGTTAACACTTAATTTTGGATCGGGAGGTAGCGGTGACTGGGGGATATTCACAGAACAACGATGATACCAATGTCAATAATATCAGCGATCGGGTCTGCGAGTTTGACCGGGCGATGATGCAAAAATGCCTGGAACTGGCACGCCTTGCCCTGGGAAAGACTGCCCCTAATCCCCTGGTGGGTGCAGTGGTGGTCAAAGATGGTCAAATTGTGGGCACGGGCTTTCATCCGGGTGCTGGTCAGCCCCATGCGGAGGTGTTTGCTTTGCGGGAAGCCGGGGAAGAGGCGAAAGGTGCGACGATTTATGTCAGTTTAGAGCCGTGCAATCACTACGGACGCACGCCTCCTTGTTCGGAGACTGTGGTGCAAGCGGGGGTGGCTAGGGTAGTGGTGGGTATGGTGGATCCGAATCCCCTGGTGTCTGGTGGGGGAATTGCCCGGTTGCGATCGGCGGGGATTGAAGTGGTGGTGGGAGTGGAAGAGGAAGCTTGTCGTAAGTTGAATGAAGCTTTTATTTACCGCATTACTCACCATCGGCCTTTTGGGATTTTAAAATATGCTATGACCCTGGATGGCAAAATTGCCACAATTACTGGGGATAGCAATTGGGTGACTCAAGATGCGGCTCGCCATGAGGTGCATAGGGTTCGAGCCGCTTGTGATGCGGTGATTGTGGGGACGAATACGGTTTGCCAAGATAATCCATTTCTGACCAGTCATCATGCCGGAACTCATAATCCATTACGAGTGGTAATGAGTCGGAGCTTGAAGTTGCCCGCAGAAGCTCATTTGTGGGATGTTTCTGAGGCGCCAACTTTGGTGTTTACAGAAGTGGGCAGTAATCCTGAGCTACAAAAATTGTTGCTGAATAAAGGGGTTGAACTGGTAGAGTTTGACACTTTGACTCCAGGAAAGGTGATGGAATCTCTATATCAGCGAGAGTTGCTCTCGGTGTTGTGGGAATGCGGCGGGACTTTGGCGGCTCCGGCGATCGCCTCTGGTGCGGTGCAAAAAGTTCTGGCCTTTATTGCGCCGAAAATTATTGGTGGAGAGAGTGCGCCTTCTCCGGTGGGCAATTTAGGTTTAACATCGATGAGTCAGGCATTGATGTTAGAGCGAGTACAATGGCGCACGGTTGGCTCTGATTGTCTGATGGAAGGATATTTACCGGAAAATCAATCGGCAAAACCGTAAAGGCTTTACCAGTATTCTGGTGCTTCTGGGGAAGATTTACTTATGCTTGAAGTTTTGATCTGGAGCCTATTTGTGGGTACGTTAGGCATAGATGGCGTGCTGGTCAGTGCATGGCTGCGTTGGCAGCAAACGGTTGTCACCACTGAGGAGGAAGAGGAGGAGGAAATTTTGAGTAACCATGAATTTAAAGATCGGTTGACTGGAGAATCTTTTTCCGGGGGGACGGTGGGGCGATCGCCTCAGACTTTGAATGGTTTAGCCAGTTCTGCCGTTCCGCATCCAGGTTCCACCGTCCCCCCTAAACCTGTCCCTCCAGCTACGCCTTTACCTAACCGGAAAAATATGGCGGCTATAAAAACTCAACCCCAGAAAGCTGACCTCCCGCAGGAGCAAACTGCTGTGATTTATGAGCCGACAAATTTAGCTAATCTTGAACCAGATATCCTGAGCCAGTGTCCGCCGGTTGTAAATGGTTTTGATTATGCTGAAATCAGAGAAAAGCCAATGTATTTTACCGATGCTTCCACCACTGAGTGGGAATATAAAATTGTTCGCGCTCATTATGATTTATTTGGCAATGCTAATGAGTTTGTTAAGTTATGTGAAGAAGAAGCCCAAGCGGGCTGGATTTTGTTAGAAAAGCTGGATGATCGCCGAGTAAGGTTTAAGCGTTCTGTGGCCATGCGCGAACAATTTGATGGGAGTCAGCTTTCTTTTGACCCTTATCGGTGTTATTATGGCCCTTCTAATCAATGGACTCATTTTGTGGGGGCGATCGCGGCGATGACGGTGATGGTTTTACCGGCTTATTTAGGTTATATTTTGGTGTCTCAGACTACACAAGAAGCCCCGAAACAAAATTCTCAAACCCAAGCCCCTGTAGAGTTGATTAATCCAGATTTTGCTCCGCCACAAATTCCTTAATTTGATACTAATTGATGCTAATTGATGCTTGATGCTAATTGATGCTAATTGATGCTAAAATTGCCGATATATGCGGATATATAAAGTGATTTATTTGGGTATTTATTTTTATTGTTATAAAAATAAAAATAAATAACTGATCTAGGCCAGATTTGCTAGATTATTGTTAGTTTGTGAGGGCGGGCCAGAGTATCTGTGATTTTTAATTATAAAGTTTTAATGATTAATTGATGAAGGATTTCGCCAAATGATGCTATGGTTGATGGTTGGTTGTTTTCTTGAAGAGCATCAATGGCTGAAGTCCCTACATCTGCGGCAGAACTGGTCGCGACCCTGGCGGAACTGCCGGATCTGAATTTTCAATTGCCAGATCCAGAAGATGAACAAATCTCCGATTTTGATTTTACCGATCAGGTGGAAAATGCCTGGAAAGTTTGCGATCGCTTTGATTTGCAAACCGATATCTGGCGGGGAAGGATTCTACGAGCAGTGCGCGATCGGGAAAAAAAAGGGGGAGAAGGACGCGGCGCCGGTTTTCTCAACTGGCTCAAAGACCGAGAAATTAGTAAAAGTCAAGCTTATGCCTTGATAGAACTGGCGAACAGTGCCGATACTCTACTAAGTCAGGGACACCTTGACCCAGAGAACATCAATAAATTCAGCAAACGAGCTTTTGTAGAAACGGCCAAGTCCGCCCCAGAAGTTCAAGAAACCATTGCTCAAGCGGCTCGGAATAGCGATCGCATCACCCGCAAAGAAGTGCGACAACTGTCGGACGAATGGACTGCCATGACCAGCGATCTCTTGCCAGAGGAACTCAAAGAAAAAGCCACATCCGGGTCTTTACCCACCCGTTATCTGGCGCCCTTGGTCAAAGAAATGGAAAAGTTGCCAGAAGCCCATCAAAAATCAATTCGCGCTGAGGCGGCAGAAAATCCCGACGTAGATACGGTCAAGCAACTAACCTCTGATGCTCGCAACCTAGCCAAATATATAGAAGCAGCGGCACAGGTTCAAACGATTAACGAACAGTCGTTAGATATTGAAATGGCTTTAGAAGAGGCTTTACGCTTAGGCTGTTTAAACACCGCCGCTGATATGGTCAAGCAAGCCGCTATCTTAGAACAGTCTGTCACCAAGCTCTACACCACCTGGCGCAGGTTAGCGAATTTAACCGATCGCCTCTATGTCGATACCGGGGCGAGCACCCCAAACTTACGGGCGTTACTCACTTGCTTGGATAAACTTGCCCGGAACACGATCGAGGTGCCAATGGACGAAGGTAGCGATCGCACCATTCGCCTACAAGTCCTCAACGAATAGAGAAGTTTCCGGGGCAGGGGGCATCCGGGGCGGGGATGAGGGGCTTTAGGAGAGAAAAGAGAGGAGAGAGAATTTTCATGGTTCACCTCTTTCATTAGCATCCTATGCATCCTCTTTCATTAGTATCCTCCCCCGCCTGATTGACGGCTCGATTGGCGGCTCGATTGGCGGCTCCCCATTAAGACGTGGTGGCACACCGTCAGCGCAATAGTTGTGAAACAACCGATTTGAAACATCCCAAGGGTCAGGTCGTCCATGTTAAAGAAAATGGTCAAGCGATCGCCACTGAGTTAAATTACTCGAATATTCAACTATTGACCGTTGACGGTTGATAGTTACAGAAACCCGGTTTTTTAATTGAGATTTGGCTTTGATGCCTAAGCCTGCCCCCGTGAAGACGGGGGTTTACTCATAAACTCTGTTTCTTGGCTCGGCGATCGGTTATTAGTTATTGATTTTCGGAGATCAATAATAACATCACTTACTTAATATTTAGGGTTTTGTAGGGGCAATCCCCCCGTGGTTGCTCTTTTTCCCTTGGTGGTGGTTGCCCATCTTTCGTGGCGGTGGTTGCCCTAATATAAGGTTAATAGGCAATTCCTAAATGAATAACTCATCAGCGATCGCCATCAATTTTAATAACAGAAAAAATCAATTAGCTAGATTAGCGTATTAGATAGACCACTGATGCACAATCCATCTATTTCTCGGCCAAATGTTCCTAAAAGTATAATTTTCGGTATCATCATCCTGTGTATCTTACCGTTTTTATTAAATCAATTGGGACTAGATTTTTCTACGCCAGGAACTCCCCTAGAAGTCACCGAAATCCTTGACTGGGACTCAGAAAAGTTAACCGATGCGCTGCATCTCACTTTAGCCGGTAGCTTTGTACATACTTTATTAGAATGGACTGCTTGTTGTGCTGCCATTGTAATTGTCTTTTTAAGCTTACTAAATTACACCGCAACCGGCAAACCTATCTCGCCAATTTTAGGGTTAGCATTATTTTTTGCTGGACTAATGGATGCTTTTCATACTCTGATGGCAAATCGACTCCTAGATTTGGCGATTGATAATCCGAATCTGATTCCTTTTACATGGGTAATCTGCCGTTTATTCCATGCTCTGATTATGGTTTTTGGCGTCAGTATTTTAATCGTTTATTCACCGGACACAGATCGAAAAAACCAGCGAAAAACTTTGATATTTATCTCTATATTTAGCTGCATTTTTGGCATCATTGCTTATGGTATTATTAATTTCTATGCCAGCAACCATAATCTGCCCGAAACTATCTTTCCTAATCAGATAATCTCTCGGCCTTGGGATGTTATTCCCATGCTAATATTTGCTTTTGCCGGATTGGTCATTTATCCCAAGTTTTACCAGCAAAATCCGAATGTTTTTACCCATTCTATCGTGATTAGTGTCATTCCTAACATAGCGACTCAGCTTTATATGGCTTTTGGCTCTAGCGCCTTATTTGACAATGGGTTTAACATCGCTCACTTTCTCAAGATTTTTGCCTATCTTGTACCTTTGATTGGCTTATCCTCTGACTATATTAATAGTTATCGCAACCAAAATCGCTCTTTGTCAATCGACTTACAGCGCAGTTGGGAATTTCTTAATTCTCTCGCGGATCAAGTTCTAGATTCAACTCGGTTAACTCGACCACTTCAGGAATCGGGAGAACAACTAGAAAGCATGGTAATTCAACAAGTCACAGCCACCCAAGAGGCTGTCCAGACAACTCAAGAAATATCGGCAGTTTCAGAACAGTTATTCTCAATAGTAGGCGAAATAGAGCAAGCTTTTACTAGGATAAAAAATTCTGGCGATTCCCTTTCCTCTAAGTTGGGCAATATCG encodes:
- a CDS encoding type II toxin-antitoxin system VapC family toxin, translating into MGVILIDTDITSFIFKGSNYADPYLPLLPGHQLALSFMTVAELFQWAILHHWGDRRLAQLEEYLLNYLVIPTDLPLCRQWAKVRGDRQSIGRPISPQDAWIAATALRHNLPLVTHNVKDFLDIPNLQLLTPP
- a CDS encoding type II toxin-antitoxin system VapC family toxin; translation: MKKIFVDTSAFAALADKNDDNHIKAVEFNRQVKGIILVTSNYILDELYTLLLMNVGYDPTVKFKAKLDILIAHNLLQIVWIFPEINRKTWQIFEQFNRDKQWSFTDCTSYVVMKESGITEAFTFDRHFSQMGFIRRPD
- a CDS encoding mechanosensitive ion channel family protein, which produces MNQNQTMYHHNKMARKHPRKKPPRKTLMAIAIACTLSFNPSAISAAWSQTEPTRPNTTSTSEPLTKAQTNPQPALVTPTNSSDQPKASSPATSSTPPLFKPVTKSTARTSWQIILPPLLSANQNQKITPAPVRLDGRIIFSIAPLTNNRTEIIEHHLKTVLQSNFEPNTLKVYYETVNGLPVIYVSWQNQPQPIYILTVTNLDAEIQGIDLETLAYQWIQEIQQALKNAELERQPEALKKQAMSAAVVIFIIILSNLTLVSMQQKLQKDHKKIEIKITPETADKETETKTNISESSENYLDSLENFSESSEAVNPLLQQRITLLQKRNFNEIQQGLVPLGQGGVLGVGTYVVLGIFPYSRWLQPIIISLLPIPLQLIFTGLSTYLAIRIGRMAIDRFFAALENRKFKSIDNSERLALRFSTFSRVLKNLSSGLLITVGIFVGLSVIGINIGPLLAGAGILGLAISLGSQNVIKDTINGFFVLLEDQYAVGDVIAVGDVGGLVENMNLRITQLRNGEGRLITIPNSSITIVQNLSKEWARVDLTLDVSYQTNIDQAFAVIQEVVDEIYNEPEWREKIIAPPELLGIDRMDHAGLMIRVWIKVKPLQHLIVGRECRRRLKTRLDQSGISIGIPQQTLFVNNALELLSLKDNN
- a CDS encoding Swt1 family HEPN domain-containing protein, whose amino-acid sequence is MAITNYDRVTKALALLQEGVYPFLEREMRSHYGSRWLSAASACLPDNYLGRKQDIQEVLRQDVSALLIVMWEQWNNVFKSVLGRSERSIVSELRDTRNEWAHTTTFSSDDAYRALDSVARLLSAVSAPQAVAEVERHKKELLRVQFEEQARYRSRRAAVIPTEGQPQGGLSPWREVVTPHRDVASGRFQQAEFAADLWQVYLDEGSNEYRDPTEFYGRTYLTEGLKQLLANALRRLSGQGGDPVISLQTNFGGGKTHAMLALYHLTNALKISDLPGMESIFQDLGFQEPPQDVNVAVLVGNKLQPSGIVGYKPEHEGQSRPVINTLWGELAWQLGGAEGYELVRKADETSTNPGDALKVLFNRFAPCLILIDEWVAYARQLHDQSDIAGGSFETQFTFAQTLSESAKNADRTLLVVSIPASDISDPHTGQTRSNDIETGGERGKEALERLKNAIGRVESPWRPATGEESFEIVRRRLFQTNTDPNLFVKRDAVVRAFAEMYRNQSQEFPSECKEPDYQQRMKAAYPIHPELFDRLYSDWSSLDKFQRTRGVLCLMAKVIHSLWERNDQSLMIMPAHVAIDDVQVQSQLSRYLEDNWIPVIEKDVDGPNSLPLTLDRQNPNFGRYSACRRVTRTIYMGSAPTLRAANRGLEDRRIKLGCVQPGENPAAFGDALRRLSDQATYIYLDGNRYWVSTQPNVNRTAIERTNQLLEENERYKVEAEIVRRLKKDKSKGEFSAVLIAPESTADIADDANNLGVRLVILGPQYPHSRNNPESKGQKWAEDALHHKGNSPRFYKNTLLFLAADSNKIENLARNVAQYLAWEAIVEDKKILNLDAFQEKQAINKKEQSDKDVAVILLDTYQWLLVPTQELRIEEREDSKAENSLSPISSIISPIEWKETRLQVQGSLVETASKKAEYESNLLTTYGPNLLRLEVLDEILWRERYHLDLSSLWDYLTRYLYLPRLKDKSVLLECIQKGVNVINWADHFAFATGFDEVKGEYIGLQFGTAITPSISPNSLIVKPEIAQRQIDAAQAAKASNSPSISKCAAKGGADQTSGTSEKTDANDDSIKPPEKQPPRRFHGSVEIDPMRINRDVSAIANEIIQHLTALTGAKVKITLEISADIPEGAPDNIVRTVTENCLTLKFKHQSFESE